Proteins from a single region of Methanobacterium alcaliphilum:
- a CDS encoding dCTP deaminase: MLGEKELLKLFPDFEGLVEPSGIDLPLDEIFIQTGPGSLIDNEKNLPSLEKLKPPIYKLKPKTAYLATIDRKIKIPKGYSMLYLPRSTLLRSFVSVHTAVGDPGFYGTLQFMLYNYGEYEYVIKKGERIAQGVVFDVAGSGEYNGSYQESE; encoded by the coding sequence ATGCTAGGCGAAAAAGAACTTTTAAAATTATTTCCAGATTTTGAAGGATTAGTGGAACCTTCTGGAATTGATCTTCCACTGGACGAAATATTCATTCAAACAGGACCCGGATCTCTGATTGATAATGAAAAAAATTTACCTTCACTGGAGAAACTAAAACCACCCATATACAAACTAAAACCAAAAACAGCTTATTTAGCAACTATCGATAGGAAAATTAAAATACCTAAAGGTTATTCCATGCTTTATCTGCCCAGGTCAACCCTCCTGAGGTCTTTTGTATCTGTGCACACTGCCGTGGGCGATCCTGGATTTTATGGAACTCTGCAATTTATGTTGTATAACTATGGTGAGTACGAATATGTTATAAAAAAAGGCGAAAGAATTGCTCAAGGAGTAGTTTTTGATGTAGCGGGTTCTGGAGAGTATAATGGTAGTTATCAGGAATCAGAATAA